One Micromonospora craniellae genomic region harbors:
- a CDS encoding IS982 family transposase, whose protein sequence is MTQDLDTLLTALYVKIDDSIRTPRWRGRPPLLTDSELVCLAVAQVLLGARSEAHWIRYARIHLRPWFPYLPQRPGYNKRLRAALPLIKKVIRDLARDSDFWFDHHWIVDSTPIPCGMSRPTAQRSDLAGWAGYGYCASHSRFFWGLRLYLVCTPTGMPILWALANPKIGEREVLAAMLDVEAGVVAEHDRILLISDKGFASKPFERQLAEQGIELLRPSRKKEKARYGEPMLKKVRQLIESVNDTLKGQLDLEQHGGRTFDGVAVRVAQRLLAMTAAIWHNNKTGAPVTRSLIAYDH, encoded by the coding sequence GTGACGCAAGACCTGGATACCCTCTTGACCGCACTGTACGTGAAGATCGACGACAGCATCCGCACCCCCCGGTGGCGGGGACGGCCGCCGCTACTGACCGACTCCGAACTGGTATGCCTCGCGGTGGCGCAGGTCCTGCTCGGTGCCCGCTCTGAGGCGCACTGGATCCGCTACGCCCGTATCCACCTGCGCCCCTGGTTTCCCTACCTGCCGCAGCGGCCGGGCTACAACAAACGGCTCCGCGCTGCCCTGCCGCTGATCAAAAAGGTCATCCGGGACCTGGCCCGCGACAGTGACTTCTGGTTCGACCACCACTGGATCGTCGACTCCACCCCCATCCCGTGCGGCATGTCCCGCCCCACCGCCCAGCGCTCAGACCTCGCCGGCTGGGCCGGATACGGCTACTGCGCCTCCCATTCCCGCTTCTTCTGGGGACTCCGGCTCTACCTGGTCTGCACCCCGACCGGGATGCCGATCCTGTGGGCCCTCGCGAACCCGAAGATCGGCGAGCGAGAGGTCCTCGCCGCGATGCTGGACGTCGAGGCCGGCGTGGTGGCAGAGCACGACAGGATCCTGCTGATCAGCGACAAGGGATTCGCCTCCAAGCCATTCGAGCGGCAGTTGGCCGAGCAGGGCATCGAACTGCTGCGCCCGTCCCGCAAGAAGGAGAAGGCCCGCTACGGCGAGCCGATGCTCAAGAAGGTCCGCCAGTTGATCGAGTCGGTCAACGACACCCTCAAAGGCCAGCTTGACCTGGAACAACACGGCGGACGAACCTTCGACGGTGTGGCCGTCCGGGTCGCCCAACGCCTCCTCGCCATGACCGCGGCGATCTGGCACAACAACAAGACCGGCGCACCCGTCACCCGGTCACTGATCGCCTACGACCACTGA
- a CDS encoding WxL protein peptidoglycan domain-containing protein, whose protein sequence is MRTPAILAVVLALAAGTVLGATPGSATAAESLTWGVAPSNPDGPDGRSSFEYKLDPGATLTDRVAITNHSNRPVTLDVYASDAFTTQQGGFDLLAASEKPVDVGSWITFQNRTVTVPSTSRLTVPFTLAVPANATPGDHPGGIVASLAATGADGQGNQVAVHHRVGTRVHLRVTGELDPALNVENVTVNHDGSWNPLRGGTVTAEVTVRNTGNVRLTGQPELTVTGPFGLAGRVETGERLPEILPGDSYRTSIRLDGVPPLFRLQATLTVAPEAVTDEVLDPAPRTVTHRVGLWAPPWPHLVILLLLGAAIWLTVVRRRHRQRRTAQELERAVAAARAEARAERAASDSGAAEPADAGSDRPETSNDTQGVAK, encoded by the coding sequence ATGCGTACGCCCGCCATCCTCGCCGTCGTGCTCGCCCTCGCGGCCGGAACAGTTCTCGGCGCCACTCCCGGTTCGGCTACCGCTGCGGAGTCGCTCACCTGGGGGGTGGCTCCGTCCAACCCCGACGGCCCCGACGGTCGGTCGAGTTTTGAGTACAAGCTCGACCCGGGAGCCACGCTCACCGACCGTGTAGCGATCACGAACCACTCGAATCGCCCGGTCACGCTCGACGTGTACGCCAGCGATGCGTTCACCACCCAGCAGGGCGGGTTCGACCTGCTGGCGGCCAGTGAGAAGCCGGTCGACGTCGGATCCTGGATCACCTTCCAGAACCGTACCGTCACGGTGCCGTCGACATCCCGGCTGACCGTGCCGTTCACCCTCGCTGTCCCGGCGAACGCGACTCCCGGTGACCATCCCGGTGGCATCGTCGCCTCGCTCGCTGCGACGGGCGCCGATGGCCAGGGCAATCAGGTCGCCGTGCACCATCGCGTCGGCACGCGGGTGCACCTGCGGGTCACCGGGGAGCTCGATCCGGCCCTCAACGTCGAGAACGTGACTGTGAACCACGACGGTAGCTGGAACCCGCTGCGAGGTGGGACGGTCACCGCCGAGGTGACCGTCCGGAACACCGGCAACGTACGGCTGACCGGACAACCGGAGCTGACTGTCACCGGCCCGTTCGGGCTGGCCGGACGCGTCGAGACCGGCGAGCGGTTGCCGGAGATCCTGCCCGGGGACAGTTACCGCACCAGTATCCGCCTCGATGGAGTGCCGCCGCTGTTCCGGCTCCAGGCCACGCTCACCGTTGCACCGGAGGCCGTCACGGACGAGGTGCTCGACCCCGCACCCCGTACCGTGACCCACCGAGTCGGTCTCTGGGCGCCGCCCTGGCCCCACCTGGTGATTCTACTGCTGCTCGGGGCCGCAATCTGGTTGACGGTCGTACGCCGTCGGCACCGCCAGCGGCGAACGGCACAGGAGTTGGAACGCGCCGTTGCCGCGGCCCGTGCCGAAGCCCGCGCCGAGAGGGCAGCGAGTGACTCCGGTGCCGCCGAACCTGCTGATGCCGGCTCCGACCGTCCGGAGACGTCGAATGACACACAAGGAGTAGCGAAATGA
- a CDS encoding choice-of-anchor M domain-containing protein, with protein MRTPGARGLAALIGGAVIAAGVALAPPAASAAEKVVLSKGHTDAVDVHYADGELSLKVHDDTVNPSVTRDPADVIFQVLPEAAMPVPDDPRFAFLGSPGSQIWLLPLTQDPDLLWPGWNTTTLGAGLFTGDKVKLSLVDVAGPGAVSVFSQDTFGNPLIRFRSDDGLPDAIDVPIRTHVHANWAFSAEGAYTLTFQADATRTDGTPISTGPIPYSFVVGELTNDDPLTTLSISGMADEYQQGDTVTLRAVQTPQTELDHYHWFSRCPGSDTFAVIPGEAGPTYTFTATRELNACEYQVRLYGDNHEVVATSDTVSLDVAAPPTGTGASQTITASIDPNQGALVISVDPNDRAVVLTPAQLSPAGDRWESTGSLRPVTVTDTRNGTPGWSASGQLPEDFTSPDGATFGAGHLGWTPQVVDQSANQGVVAGPTVEPAVGADGGLGSSAVLGSAPDGAGRGTATLSAGLRLHLPTETASGTYTATLTLTAI; from the coding sequence ATGAGAACACCAGGTGCCCGCGGCCTCGCGGCCCTGATCGGTGGGGCGGTGATCGCGGCTGGCGTGGCGCTCGCACCGCCCGCCGCCAGCGCCGCGGAGAAGGTGGTGTTGAGCAAGGGCCACACCGACGCGGTCGACGTCCACTACGCCGACGGGGAACTGTCCCTGAAGGTGCACGATGACACCGTCAACCCATCGGTGACCCGGGACCCGGCGGACGTGATCTTCCAGGTGTTGCCCGAGGCGGCGATGCCGGTCCCGGACGACCCGCGCTTCGCCTTCCTCGGATCTCCGGGATCCCAGATCTGGCTGCTGCCGCTCACCCAGGACCCGGACCTGCTCTGGCCGGGGTGGAACACCACGACTCTCGGTGCCGGCCTGTTCACCGGCGACAAGGTCAAGCTCAGCCTTGTGGACGTTGCCGGCCCCGGTGCCGTCTCGGTGTTCTCCCAGGACACCTTCGGTAACCCGCTGATCAGGTTCCGCAGCGACGACGGCCTGCCGGACGCCATCGACGTGCCCATCCGTACCCACGTGCACGCCAACTGGGCCTTCAGCGCCGAGGGCGCGTACACGTTGACCTTCCAGGCCGACGCGACGCGTACCGACGGCACGCCGATCAGCACCGGACCGATCCCGTACTCCTTCGTCGTCGGGGAACTCACCAACGACGACCCGCTGACCACCCTCTCCATCAGCGGAATGGCCGACGAGTACCAGCAGGGCGACACCGTTACCCTGCGCGCGGTGCAGACGCCGCAGACCGAGCTGGACCACTACCACTGGTTCAGCCGGTGCCCTGGCTCCGACACCTTCGCGGTCATCCCGGGCGAGGCCGGACCCACTTACACCTTCACCGCAACGCGGGAGCTGAACGCCTGCGAATACCAGGTGCGGCTCTACGGCGACAACCACGAGGTAGTCGCTACGAGCGACACGGTGTCGCTCGATGTCGCCGCCCCGCCGACGGGTACCGGAGCGTCGCAGACGATCACCGCTTCGATCGACCCCAACCAGGGGGCACTGGTGATCAGCGTCGACCCGAACGACAGGGCCGTCGTCCTGACGCCGGCGCAGCTTTCCCCCGCGGGTGACCGTTGGGAGAGCACGGGCTCCCTGCGACCTGTGACCGTCACCGACACCCGTAACGGCACGCCCGGCTGGAGCGCCTCCGGACAGCTGCCGGAGGACTTCACCAGTCCGGACGGCGCCACCTTCGGCGCCGGTCACCTGGGCTGGACGCCTCAGGTGGTCGACCAGTCCGCCAACCAGGGCGTGGTCGCCGGACCGACGGTCGAGCCGGCCGTCGGCGCCGACGGTGGCCTCGGTAGCAGCGCCGTGCTCGGCTCTGCCCCGGACGGTGCCGGCCGGGGTACCGCCACCCTCTCGGCGGGCCTGCGGCTGCACCTGCCGACCGAGACCGCCTCCGGAACCTACACCGCAACGCTCACCCTGACCGCTATCTGA
- a CDS encoding anchored repeat-type ABC transporter ATP-binding subunit — protein MNALEVEDLDVDLGGRPVLRGVRLQVGPGELVGLIGPNGAGKTTLLRSVLALIRPRSGRVLVAGVPSRPGRTAVGYVPQRHEFAWDFPISVEQTVLTGRTGRIGLLRRPGVADWRAAADAIERVRLGDLRRRPVGELSGGQRQRVLVARALALEPELLLLDEPFTGLDLPTQELLGDLFTGLAAEGRALLMTTHDLVGAISSCTRLVLLNQRIIAEGAPADLRDPQVWMRTFGVSDRSPLLRIVQAS, from the coding sequence GTGAACGCCCTTGAAGTAGAGGACCTCGATGTCGACCTCGGTGGCCGACCGGTGCTGCGCGGGGTCCGGCTGCAGGTCGGTCCCGGTGAGTTGGTGGGGCTGATCGGCCCCAACGGTGCCGGCAAGACGACGCTGCTGCGCTCGGTCCTCGCCCTTATCAGACCCCGGTCCGGGCGAGTGCTGGTCGCGGGTGTCCCGAGCCGCCCGGGCCGTACGGCAGTCGGGTACGTGCCGCAGCGGCACGAGTTCGCCTGGGACTTCCCGATCTCGGTCGAGCAGACCGTCCTCACCGGTCGTACCGGCAGGATCGGCCTGCTGCGCCGCCCCGGGGTCGCCGACTGGCGGGCGGCCGCCGACGCCATCGAGCGGGTACGCCTCGGCGACCTGCGCCGGCGGCCGGTCGGCGAACTCTCCGGCGGGCAGCGACAACGGGTGCTGGTGGCGCGGGCGCTCGCGCTGGAGCCGGAACTGCTCCTGCTCGACGAACCGTTCACCGGACTGGACCTGCCCACCCAGGAGTTGCTCGGCGACCTGTTCACGGGGCTCGCGGCGGAAGGACGAGCGTTGCTGATGACTACTCATGACCTGGTCGGCGCCATCTCGTCGTGCACCCGGCTGGTCCTGCTCAACCAGCGGATCATCGCGGAGGGCGCCCCGGCGGACCTGCGTGATCCACAGGTGTGGATGCGCACCTTCGGGGTCAGCGACCGGTCGCCGCTGCTGCGGATCGTCCAGGCCAGCTGA
- a CDS encoding anchored repeat-type ABC transporter permease subunit: MPITEFIADLFNPDLAFLPKALAIAVMSSVVCGVIGCYVVLRGMAFIGDAVAHAVFPGLAVAFVLQGSLVLGGAVAGIVTALLIAVFAQHRRVKEDSLIGVFFVAAFALGIVIISRAPGYAGSLQQFLFGSITGIPDRDLYTVGFTGLGILAVVFLLHKELVAVSLDREMARSIGLPVFWLDIALYVLVTLAVVISLQTIGNILVLALLITPAAAARLLTDRLALMMLLAPLIGGGSALVGLYLSWSYDLPVGGTIVLVATAVFLLAWLFAPRHGLLSRRWRDWRGGTVTAGVTGGPVATPEGAMR; this comes from the coding sequence ATGCCGATCACCGAGTTCATCGCCGACCTGTTCAACCCCGATCTGGCGTTCCTGCCCAAGGCTCTGGCGATCGCGGTGATGTCCAGCGTGGTCTGCGGCGTCATCGGCTGTTACGTGGTGCTGCGCGGGATGGCGTTCATCGGCGACGCGGTCGCCCATGCGGTCTTCCCCGGTCTGGCGGTCGCCTTCGTGTTGCAGGGCAGCCTGGTCCTGGGCGGGGCGGTCGCGGGGATCGTGACCGCACTGCTGATCGCCGTGTTCGCCCAGCACCGTCGGGTCAAGGAGGACTCCCTGATCGGTGTGTTCTTCGTGGCCGCGTTCGCCCTCGGCATCGTGATCATCTCGCGGGCACCCGGCTACGCCGGGTCGCTGCAACAGTTCCTCTTCGGCTCGATCACCGGCATCCCGGACCGCGATCTATACACGGTCGGGTTCACCGGCCTGGGGATCCTCGCGGTGGTGTTCCTGCTGCACAAGGAGCTGGTCGCGGTCAGCCTGGACCGGGAGATGGCCCGCTCGATCGGGCTGCCGGTGTTCTGGCTGGACATCGCGTTGTACGTGCTGGTCACGCTCGCCGTGGTGATCTCGTTGCAGACCATCGGGAACATCCTGGTGCTCGCCCTGCTGATCACACCTGCCGCCGCGGCCAGGCTGCTGACCGACAGGCTGGCACTGATGATGCTGCTCGCCCCGCTGATAGGTGGCGGATCGGCGCTGGTGGGCCTCTACCTGTCGTGGAGCTACGACCTTCCGGTCGGCGGCACCATCGTGCTGGTCGCGACCGCCGTGTTCCTGCTGGCCTGGCTGTTCGCACCGCGACACGGGCTGTTGTCCCGACGGTGGCGCGACTGGCGTGGTGGGACCGTGACGGCGGGTGTCACCGGTGGACCGGTGGCGACACCCGAAGGGGCGATGCGATAA
- a CDS encoding ISAs1 family transposase, which translates to MSARLGGVSPLSERDTPGLLQVLAEVPDPRDARGRIYALPGLLAMAIAAVLSGSSRVVEIVEWAADLPDAVWDRLGAARDALTGARRVPDDGTLGRVLAGIDADALDAAVCRWLLGRAGVTGRGRRVIAVDGKTLRGSGPAGSQAHLLAALDQAEQIVLAQIDVNGKTNEISRFQPLLDGLDLAGAVITADALHTQREHARWLVEDKHAGYVFVVKRNQPRLYRQVKALPWGKIPALDATRERGHGRYDIRELQAVTCLGPLALDFPHAAQALRIRRRRHNPATGRWSTVTVYAITSLTAAAAGPADLADWLRGHWAIEVLHHIRDTTYREDASRLRTGNAPRALATLRNTAISLLRLNGATSIAATLRRNSRDPYRSLQILGLT; encoded by the coding sequence TTGTCCGCACGCCTGGGTGGCGTGTCGCCGTTGTCGGAGCGGGACACGCCGGGGTTGCTGCAGGTCCTTGCCGAGGTGCCGGACCCGCGTGATGCCCGGGGTCGGATCTATGCGCTGCCGGGGCTGCTCGCGATGGCGATCGCGGCGGTGCTCTCGGGATCCAGCCGGGTCGTGGAGATCGTCGAGTGGGCTGCGGATCTGCCGGACGCGGTGTGGGACCGTCTCGGCGCGGCCCGCGACGCCTTGACCGGGGCCCGGCGGGTGCCTGATGACGGCACGCTGGGCCGGGTGCTGGCCGGCATCGACGCCGACGCGTTGGATGCCGCGGTGTGTCGCTGGCTGCTCGGCCGGGCCGGTGTGACCGGGCGGGGTCGGCGGGTGATCGCCGTTGACGGCAAGACGCTGCGTGGCAGCGGCCCGGCCGGGTCTCAGGCGCACCTGCTGGCCGCGTTGGACCAGGCCGAGCAGATCGTCCTGGCGCAGATCGACGTTAATGGGAAGACGAATGAGATCAGCCGGTTCCAGCCGTTGCTCGACGGTCTGGACCTGGCCGGGGCGGTCATCACGGCGGACGCGCTGCACACCCAGCGCGAGCATGCCCGCTGGCTGGTCGAGGACAAACACGCCGGATACGTCTTCGTCGTCAAGCGCAATCAGCCACGGCTCTACCGACAGGTCAAGGCCCTGCCCTGGGGGAAGATCCCCGCCCTGGACGCCACCCGTGAGCGCGGGCACGGCCGCTACGACATCCGGGAGTTGCAGGCGGTCACCTGTCTGGGGCCGCTCGCGCTGGACTTCCCACACGCGGCCCAGGCCCTGCGTATCCGGCGCCGCCGACACAACCCGGCCACCGGACGTTGGTCCACCGTCACCGTGTACGCGATCACCAGCCTGACCGCAGCCGCGGCCGGTCCCGCTGACCTGGCCGACTGGCTACGCGGACACTGGGCCATCGAGGTCCTTCACCATATTCGCGACACCACCTACCGCGAGGACGCCAGCCGGCTACGCACAGGCAACGCGCCTCGCGCCCTGGCCACCCTTCGCAACACCGCGATCAGCCTCCTCCGCCTCAACGGCGCCACCTCGATCGCAGCAACCCTGCGCCGAAACAGCCGAGATCCATACCGATCCCTACAAATACTCGGACTCACCTAG
- a CDS encoding TIGR03773 family transporter-associated surface protein: MTAVTRSGVRATGRRAAAFVAALALAGLAIAPMPAAAAPDAAANPTEVRPAGADLVSVALDDGDLELRMREAHFPRATTRSDTTKDPSTVVIGPQDGRAVRVPDHPAFRFLGEPGRGMWALTAGDTDFSYVDTTGVRRGAVQGDTVELSVAAVEGPGDFAAYTLGGLGAPSPVFGTVEGMPRGSKVPAATRTGGLVWLFAAAGDYQVTVAATATTTNGEEVSTDAVYRVQVPPFEAPKAAPAAAPAPASTPLAARALPAPEAAQNGQPSTSLRAAPQVAPNQSATPPAPEARTANSGRVVIDDGHVDMGPQLDGDDLTIRLKDDTVTPIQWRNLADVVLHAKDNAKTEVPAGADFLGSPGDTVWLLPQAQQAGVVWPGWNTQHPSVISGTRGAVNWTFKGITGPGTFVLFLTGSFGSSEVLFNSADSLPQRLDIPANTHAHGNWAFSEPGIYRLAFEMSATTTAGKKVTDTKTLVVAVGDSTDPNTGFGPGSGNGGDDSGGGSGNGKLPQTGSSIRLPAFGLGLVVVGGTVLAMLRIRRRDQHQLG; the protein is encoded by the coding sequence ATGACCGCCGTAACTCGGTCAGGAGTGCGCGCCACCGGACGCCGGGCCGCCGCCTTTGTGGCCGCGCTGGCGTTGGCCGGACTCGCGATCGCACCGATGCCCGCCGCAGCGGCGCCCGACGCCGCCGCGAATCCCACCGAGGTCCGTCCGGCCGGCGCCGACCTCGTCTCCGTCGCACTCGACGACGGCGACCTCGAACTGCGGATGCGCGAAGCGCACTTTCCCCGGGCGACGACACGCTCCGACACCACGAAAGATCCCTCCACTGTGGTGATCGGGCCGCAGGACGGCAGGGCGGTGCGGGTGCCCGACCATCCTGCCTTCCGGTTCCTTGGCGAGCCGGGACGCGGGATGTGGGCACTGACCGCCGGGGACACCGACTTCTCGTATGTGGACACGACCGGAGTGCGTCGCGGCGCGGTCCAGGGCGACACCGTCGAGCTGTCGGTGGCCGCGGTCGAGGGGCCGGGGGACTTCGCAGCCTACACACTCGGCGGTCTCGGTGCACCGAGTCCGGTCTTTGGCACCGTTGAGGGTATGCCGCGCGGCAGCAAGGTGCCCGCGGCGACCCGGACCGGCGGGCTGGTCTGGCTCTTCGCTGCTGCCGGTGACTACCAGGTCACCGTGGCTGCTACGGCGACCACCACCAACGGCGAGGAAGTGAGCACCGATGCCGTCTACCGGGTTCAGGTACCACCGTTCGAGGCGCCAAAGGCCGCTCCCGCTGCCGCGCCCGCGCCGGCATCCACGCCGCTTGCAGCCAGGGCGTTGCCGGCCCCCGAAGCAGCACAGAACGGGCAGCCATCCACATCTCTGAGGGCAGCCCCGCAGGTAGCGCCGAACCAGAGCGCGACCCCTCCGGCGCCGGAGGCCCGTACCGCCAACTCCGGACGGGTGGTCATCGACGACGGGCACGTCGACATGGGACCACAGCTCGACGGTGACGACCTGACGATCCGGCTCAAGGACGACACGGTCACCCCGATCCAGTGGCGGAACCTCGCCGACGTGGTGCTCCATGCCAAGGACAACGCGAAGACCGAGGTGCCGGCTGGCGCCGACTTCCTCGGATCGCCGGGCGACACGGTGTGGCTGCTGCCACAGGCGCAGCAGGCCGGCGTCGTCTGGCCAGGATGGAACACCCAGCACCCGTCGGTCATCTCAGGGACGCGCGGCGCAGTCAACTGGACGTTCAAGGGAATCACCGGGCCGGGCACGTTCGTCCTCTTCCTCACCGGGTCGTTCGGCTCCTCCGAGGTGCTGTTCAACTCCGCAGACAGCCTGCCCCAGCGGCTCGACATCCCGGCCAACACCCACGCCCACGGCAACTGGGCGTTCAGCGAACCGGGCATCTATCGCCTCGCGTTCGAGATGAGCGCCACCACCACGGCGGGGAAGAAGGTCACCGACACCAAGACGTTGGTCGTGGCGGTCGGTGACTCGACCGACCCGAACACCGGCTTCGGACCTGGCTCCGGTAACGGTGGTGACGACTCCGGCGGCGGCTCGGGTAACGGAAAGCTGCCGCAGACCGGGTCGTCGATACGGCTGCCCGCCTTCGGTCTCGGGCTCGTTGTGGTAGGAGGAACCGTGCTGGCGATGCTCCGCATCCGGCGACGCGACCAGCACCAACTCGGTTAG
- a CDS encoding LacI family DNA-binding transcriptional regulator: MHRDVTLREVAQLAGVSSRTVSNVVNGYANVTDHTRARVMQAVEELGYRPNVLARNLAQGRSGQIAVVVPYLDTPYFSELLQGIIRAARVQGYNVLVDQTDGDPDHERMLIHHGRSRLLFDGVILSPLGLDQQALADHDPRLPLVVLGERVSQGTFDHVGIDDVTASRQATEHLLDLGRTRLAAIGDQPYPTGEAAQLRTRGFREAHQRRGARVHEDLIVRTPRFNRADGAGAMRHLLDLPEPPDAVFCYSDLVALGAIHALTERGLRVPEDVAVIGYDDIEDGAYANPPVSTVSPDKELIATTAVERVLLRIASRTPPPGMELRAPHRLVLRHSTIGRVASSRPR; this comes from the coding sequence ATGCACCGGGATGTCACCCTACGTGAGGTGGCCCAGCTGGCCGGCGTCTCCAGCCGGACAGTGTCCAATGTCGTCAACGGCTATGCCAACGTCACCGATCACACCCGCGCCCGCGTCATGCAAGCCGTCGAGGAACTCGGCTACCGGCCCAACGTCCTGGCGCGCAACCTCGCACAGGGCCGCTCCGGGCAGATCGCCGTCGTCGTGCCCTACCTCGACACGCCCTACTTCTCTGAGTTACTGCAGGGCATCATCCGTGCCGCACGGGTACAGGGTTACAACGTGCTCGTCGACCAGACCGACGGCGACCCCGACCACGAGCGGATGCTCATCCACCACGGCCGCAGCCGCCTGCTCTTCGATGGCGTCATCCTCAGTCCACTCGGCCTCGACCAGCAGGCCCTGGCCGACCACGATCCCCGTCTCCCACTCGTGGTCCTGGGCGAGCGCGTCAGCCAGGGAACGTTCGACCACGTCGGCATCGACGACGTCACGGCGTCCCGACAGGCCACCGAGCACCTGCTGGACCTCGGACGCACGCGCCTCGCCGCGATCGGCGACCAGCCCTACCCCACCGGCGAGGCAGCACAGCTGCGCACGCGCGGGTTCCGCGAGGCGCACCAGCGAAGGGGCGCACGCGTGCACGAGGACCTCATCGTCCGAACCCCCAGGTTCAACCGCGCCGACGGCGCAGGCGCGATGCGACATTTGCTCGACCTACCGGAGCCGCCTGACGCCGTGTTCTGTTACAGCGACCTCGTAGCACTGGGAGCGATTCACGCACTCACCGAGCGCGGCTTGCGGGTGCCCGAGGACGTCGCCGTGATCGGCTACGACGACATCGAGGACGGCGCCTACGCGAACCCACCGGTGAGCACCGTCTCCCCCGACAAGGAATTGATCGCGACGACCGCCGTTGAGCGCGTGCTCCTGCGAATCGCCAGCCGTACGCCACCCCCCGGTATGGAACTGCGCGCACCGCACCGACTCGTGCTACGCCACAGCACCATCGGGCGAGTTGCGTCGAGCCGGCCGCGCTGA
- a CDS encoding ABC transporter substrate-binding protein, whose amino-acid sequence MRTPWLQTALKAGKGAPDVVMLEFQELPTFQLTKHLVDMGKYGANDLKGNYVDWAWKQVSNGDAVYAIPVDAGPMAMLYRQDIFQQYGLSVPTTWAEFKEQAQKLKAAAPDTFMTDFGANDGGFMTGLMWQAGARPFDYDVANPQHINVSVNEEPAKRVMAYWQDMVDAGLADTAAYGTTDFYNGLGSGKYATYLAAGWGPGYLASVAKTTAGKWRAAPLPQWVAGEDAQGDWGGSSFAVTDQTKHPEQATKVAMELFGINKDAWKIGIDEAFLFPTATPILEWDYFRTKSYEFFGGQQVNEVFVPAYNGIEEFAWSPFNSYSFNQLTTAVGQAVEKKTSWPDALDTVQQNITTYASQQGFQVAQ is encoded by the coding sequence TTGCGAACGCCCTGGCTGCAGACGGCGCTCAAGGCCGGTAAGGGTGCCCCTGACGTGGTGATGCTCGAGTTTCAGGAGCTGCCGACGTTCCAGCTCACCAAGCATCTCGTGGACATGGGTAAGTACGGGGCCAATGACCTCAAGGGAAACTACGTCGACTGGGCGTGGAAACAGGTCAGCAACGGCGACGCCGTCTATGCCATCCCGGTCGACGCCGGCCCGATGGCGATGCTGTATCGGCAGGACATCTTCCAGCAGTACGGGTTGAGCGTGCCGACGACCTGGGCGGAATTCAAGGAACAGGCGCAGAAGTTGAAGGCTGCCGCACCTGACACGTTCATGACCGACTTCGGGGCGAACGACGGCGGGTTCATGACCGGACTGATGTGGCAGGCCGGCGCGCGGCCGTTCGACTACGACGTCGCGAATCCGCAGCACATCAATGTTAGCGTTAACGAGGAGCCCGCCAAACGGGTGATGGCGTACTGGCAGGACATGGTCGACGCCGGTCTGGCCGACACCGCCGCCTACGGAACGACCGACTTCTACAACGGACTGGGTAGCGGGAAGTATGCGACCTATCTGGCGGCGGGGTGGGGTCCCGGCTACCTCGCGAGTGTGGCGAAGACAACCGCGGGCAAGTGGCGGGCAGCGCCGCTCCCGCAGTGGGTCGCCGGGGAGGACGCCCAGGGGGACTGGGGCGGGTCGTCGTTCGCGGTGACTGACCAGACGAAACACCCCGAGCAGGCGACGAAGGTCGCCATGGAGCTCTTCGGGATCAACAAGGACGCGTGGAAGATCGGCATTGACGAGGCATTCCTGTTCCCGACCGCCACGCCGATCCTCGAATGGGACTACTTCCGTACGAAGAGCTACGAGTTCTTCGGTGGCCAGCAGGTCAACGAGGTGTTCGTGCCGGCTTACAACGGCATCGAAGAGTTCGCGTGGAGCCCGTTCAACAGCTACAGCTTCAACCAGTTGACCACTGCCGTGGGCCAGGCGGTGGAGAAGAAGACGTCGTGGCCGGACGCGCTGGACACCGTCCAACAGAACATCACGACATACGCGTCGCAACAGGGCTTCCAGGTAGCCCAGTGA